Part of the Sorghum bicolor cultivar BTx623 chromosome 1, Sorghum_bicolor_NCBIv3, whole genome shotgun sequence genome, ttaaatttgtGATAAAAAATCCAAAACAGATAGATTGACATTGTCACGCATGTCACATCCTTGTGCGGGGCGAAAAAGGCTGCCGCGTGGGCGTGGATGACTCAACTGTgaatcaaaaagaaaaaaaaaatagctgCCTGACATCATGAACATATGCCGCCTCTCCTTTTGAACGCTCatgctctattttttttttttttgaacgtgTGGACCGGAGCGATACTTGCCTGCCGGGGGTGATCGAGCACAAGAATTAGCTATAGGTTCGTTCGTCTCAAAACCTGCTCGATTCTCGCTGGAAGACGACATAAAAAAACACGTACTACCGTGTTAAACTAAACAGAAACAAAATCAACTGCAGTTGGTGTACCCGTCGTACGTTTGATAGAGGCCCGATATTTTATTTTGATTTTTCATATTATtgaagaaaacaaaagaaaagaaagaaaaggtaGCAATTGATAGAGCATACGTGGTGGTAGTGctaagcatctccaagagtttgataAATGGAGTTGCCATCCTAAAAATTTGGCAAAAGAGGCAAAAAACCAACTCCAACAATTTGCTAAAGGACTTGCCAATTCCCGACACTTGCCATCCTTTTGTTCCGCGCGAACAAGTATTCGCGGCGCGGAGGCCGTCGCAAATGCCGCGCGCGCCCCTCGACTCCACTTCGCGCGCCCTCGTGAAATTTCCCGGACTGTTCCCGCGCCGTCGCCGAGCATATATGCGAGGGAATTTTCATTTCGTTCTTCACCTCCCCGACTGGAACTGAAGCGCCTCCGCGTTCGTCTCGGCCGCGACCAGGATCTCCTCCGGCTGGGCAAGATCCCCGCGACCAGGTGCGCAACTGCGTCGCGAGGAGGTCTCCTCCGCCGGCTGCCGTGATCAGGTATGTTTGATGTCCATGCCCTGGCCATCTCCATCCCTTGCCAATCTCTCAATCTCCGCCATGCCGCAATCAGAGTTCTGCACGTGTACATCTTTCTGATCCATCGTAGTGTCGCTGATCCATGCCCGACGATCAGGGCGTGATCCATCGTAGTAGGAGAACTGCTGATCCAGATTATATCATCGCGTACATTTTGATCAGGTATATATATCCGCCGTCGAGTATATTTCTGATCGATGGATATTTCAGTTCATCTTCCTGATCGAGTATATATTTCAGTACCGTGTGTACGTCTTGGTGATGTTGATTCTATATCGTGTTCATCTTGCCATCGTGTTCATCTAGACATGATTCCTGATTGAGCAGTGTTTGGGTGAGAGATGatttaattaaaataaatattcaATTGGTGAACCTACTTAAATATGAATGTTCGATCAGGTCAGTATAACAAACATACACGATCAGCAACCTATCGACGCGAATACATGAAGATGGTCGGGCGACGAACCTGATCGGAGCGATCTTCTCGTCTACGGAAGCCGACGAGATGAACAGCCTTGGCGTATACGTACTGTGGCCGGCGACGATCACGTACGAAGGGCGGCGCCCAGGCCGCGATGCGTCGTCGCGCGGAAGGGGGTGCGGGGGATCGACGGTAGTTGGGTTTAGGTACAAGTGGGCCCTAGATTTTGTAATTTGGCAACTCAAAatagcaaactattggagatgacaTAAAATTTCATTTGCCATCTATTTTAGCAACTTGTCAAAACTCAAGATTTGGCAAGCCAAATTTTGccaattgttggagatgctcagtCAATGCGGAGGAAGAAGAGAGCCGCGCGTGTTGATGGTGTTAGTATTTGGAAAGGTGAAGCACACCGGCGCGCGCGCAATTACTCCATCGCACCCGCACCGGTTTTGTCTTCTTGTACCAAAAAGTCAACGCCATTGGAGtctggggtggggggggggggtttgcGTTggttggactaactagactcaaaagacttatctcgtgatttacagacaaactgtgtaattaatttttatttgtatccatatttaatactctatgcatataccgtaaaatttgatatgacggagaatattAAAaggtttttggttttcaggatgaACACCTTAATTTTTTACGTACGGACGTGGAGCAATCACTAGCTCCAAGGGTAGGCAGCACAGCACATCCACATGCCCTTTGCGTATCTCACGCTCTCTTTTAATTGGTATTATATACTACCAATAACAATAGGCAAGTCCAAAGTCAACGAAATTAGTGGACGTTCTAACCATCTAGAAGTTGAAACAAACGTTTATTACATAAACGATATATTTTATGGATAATTTAATCAAGGTATTTTTACGCTCTAGTGTGCTGTTCTTTTCATAAACTCGATCTGTTCGAGTTAAATAAATTTGACTTGCAATAACTATATGAATTTTGAGAGCTTCTAGAGCTGATTCTCTGGTGAATACCCTGTTAGAGTTTTTTTAGAGAGGAGTGATTCTCTTGATTCCGTGAAGTGATTCTCTGAAATAAACTAAGAGGCTAGGAGCCCAAAAAAACAGTTTCTCTCTTGATTCTGCGAAGTGATTCTTTATTGTTATTTTTTAGAGTTTATGTTAAAGAATCAATTTCAGCCACATAATCACTTGTCACAGAGAATCAACtttcatagagaattagaatgaGATAGAGACAAtagatagataaaagaaatacaaatattttttttctttcaacaATACGACAATTAGAATTTTCGATAACAAAGCTAGAGAGTTTATCAAACATTGAGTATTCAAGTTAATGTTTTAGGGCAGTCCCAATCATGATTTTTGTACTCAACTCATACATCATGTAGACACTTCACAGATACATTATATTTCAGAGTGCATTGCGATATTTGAGAGGTGTGCATTTGGGAAATAAGAAGATAATGTTTATTTAAATAAAAATACGGGAGATGAAAGTAATTGAGTGCTTACGGTTCACCCTTTAATCATGTGGAATATGATCAGATTACAATAAATTAAGAAGTTAAGTGCGAGATACATATGTCTATTACTCTCTTTTATTTTGTTTGAAAATAGCCACAATGCATTGTATTCCAGGACAGGTGGAGTAGTTTTTAacgaaaaaaatatttttccctTTATTTTATAATCCTAACATCACATCATTATTTTTGTTAGTTAATTAATATGTTAATTAAATGATCCTAATTTTCGGGGTGAGATTGCCTTTCGTGACAATACGTACTCCTTCTGTCTTAAAAAGACCGTTGTTATTGACTCTCAGACATCTTGTTTGACCATCCATCTTATTacaaatttttatataaatatcatCTATTTTGATACGACTTATTTGATCATTAGATTTACTTTAATAATGATTTATCTATTTTAGAGTTTacttaaaaattttaaataagacgagcaGTCAAATATAATTGATCAAAGTAAAAAACATCTATCTTTtttagatggagggagtacaaaaaATACAACACAGTACCGTACGGAATTCTTTCCTGAATAATTATCCTTTCCTTCTCCGCACAGAAAATGAAAGAAACTGAAGTGTGCCATTTAATGAACGCCGTACGAAGAAACGGCGCTGCAAAAGCGGGAAATCCCGTTCCTTGCCCCATTTCGCTTCCTTGCCGATACCCGTCAAAAACCACCGAGACGCGTCTCGCGAGCACACACTGACACGCCTCACGCGAGCGAGCGCGAGACACAGCACCCCAGCTCACCGTCCCCACCGAGTCATCACAGAGGCCAGCCACCTCGAGCCCCCTCCTGCTCCGCACCTGCCGCCATCTGCGCTGCTCTGCGGCCCCAGCCCGGCCAGAGCCGGCGCGCGCCTGCTGCCGCCCCCCGCTCCGTTGACGGACCCCCCACCGTTCTCTTCTCCCCGCGCTGCGCGGCGGCTGGCCAGGAGGTCAGTTAATGCGCCCGTGACAGGCGGCGGCGAGCGAGTCCTTGGCGGGCGGTTGGCGGTGTCGGCTTAACTAAACCCCGCCGTCTCTCCAGGCGGCGCCCGCGGAGGACCAGGCGGGAGGCCGAGGAACGGGGGAGGCGGGTTTCCGGGGCGCGGCCATGGGGGGCGCCAAGGCGGAGGACAagcccgccgccgctgccgccgtcgcAGCTGCAGACGACTGGTGCTACCAGTTTGGAAACAAGGTTGGATTTCTTCCCCAGCTGTCGACCTCTGCGATCCTAGGTCACATTTTCGGGTTCCGCTTTTGCCTAGGCTGACAAATCTCAAAGGAAAATGGAGCGGAGTACCCTTTGGCGCTGGCCTTTGGGGCCATTCCCTTGGGTTCACACCCCCCAAATCCGTCTCTGCGAGCTTCCCTGACCAGTCACACTTTCTGCGGCCAACAGTTCTGTGTCTTGGAACCCTGATCTGAAACGTCACTAAATCAATGGGGGTCGCATTGATTTTAATCGTTtcctatttctgtttccccATTTTTATTGTGTCTGCTAGTTCTAAGCTCGGAGCCGTTCCCGTGCGCTGTTTCAGAATTGAAGGCTGTTGTTATGTTCTGTTTTTGTTTGCATACAATCCCTTTGTTTTTGGTCCAATCCTTTTTTATTGCGGGAGAAGCTAGGAGGAATCTGTTGTTCGCCTGTTCCATTTCTGGGTGCAGTATGAGTTGCAGAAGAATAGGAATCCGCTTGATTTGAGTCAGCTTATTATGTTTGTGTCACCTCAGATGTGTCGTATCGATGATGACTGCATTTTCCGGCTGTAATATGCATCTCGGCTTGCatttgtttgtctctttattagcACTTCCAGCATTTTCGGCCATCAGTTTTTTTGTCTTCCTTGATGAGAGTGAGAACGAAAGCTGTCATACTCCTCGTTGGGATAGATTCATTTATTAAGCCACTTCGGCGACAGAATCTGAGAATGTACACTTCACAGAAAGGGCCTTTTCATCCCTTGCCGTGTCTTTCATGTTGGTAAAGGCTAGTAGCTGATTTGAATAGTACGTGCCCATTTTAACTCCCCTGGCGTACACAACTGGGTTTGGGCAGATAGATCTTGAAGTTTTATTTGTTTATCTATTATATTGATGTAGCCAAATGGATGCTTCTCAACTCACCTCGTTCCAACATGGAAATATTCATGTTTGTGTTATTTGCTGTAAGGTTTGTTACTTTGTAGCACAAGGTTACAAAATAACAGATCTTACCTCAAAAAGGGCTGCAACGTATATACCGGCACTGAATGGAATATGCATTGTGCACCTGCTGATTGGTTTTGTACTTGTCGGAATCTGTTTGCAGAATGCATTTGACTTGAAGGCCCCGAAAAAGTCACCACTCCCATTGAGAATGGTTGTCTTTGCTATGACTATGTTATGTGGGATATCTATTTGCTCAATGTGTATGAAGCAACTAGGGAGTGATGGCTGGTCAAGAATTGTCAAGATTGAAGTTGTGGAACAACCATGTAACAAGTCCACTGTTCCTCCTTCTGAGGTTCAGTTTGTGCATTATCCTCAACCAATAACTTACAGCAGGTGAGATTTGCCCTGAAGCAAGATTGAGCAATCTGGTTTGTTTAATGCCTAACATAGTTTTAATTTCTAGGGAGGAATGCAAGTGCAATGCTGTCCGATTCTTTGCAATTATATCATCACAGCGATCTGGAAGTGGCTGGTTTGAAACCCTTCTTAACAGCCACATGAATGTTAGCTCCAATGGTGAAATTTTCTCTAGAAAAGAAAGGAGAAGTAACATTTCCTCTATAATAAATACCTTGGATAAAGTGTACAACTTGGATTGGAACAGTAGTGCTTCCAAGAATGAGTGCACTGCTGCTATTGGCTTCAAGTGGATGCTTAATCAGGTGAGGACTAATACATGCTGGATAGATAATTTGTTTGGATGATCATTTTCGTTTGGTTCCAGATTTCCAGTATATTTCAGTTATTGTATCGTAGGCTTCTAAAGGGCATACACGTTCTCAACTAGATGCTCGATGTTATTGCATATTGCACCAAACCTTCCACCCACTCTatggaacttttttttttgggaatCCCCTTTATGAAACTGTTggatagcttgtttagttttctgatTTGCTATCAGAAACACCTTATGCATGGTTACTGATCCACACCCAGGGCTCGGTGGGCTAAATGCTCTGATGCCTTGTTTAAGCAGCATTGCCTAGACATGTGCTGATTTTGTTTTTCATGAAATTTGTAAATCTAAGTAGGCTGACTGTTTAGCGTAGAGCTAGAAAAATGCAGGCTCTTACTTCAGCTAAACTGCTGAATGCTTGAATGATTTGTTATATACCTTTTTTATAAACCTCATGTGTGATTATAAAATGGATCATTTCTGATTAGATGTTCAACATGGCATGGTTGTCCTGTATTCCTGTGTGGTATACTATTCTCTTGTAATTTTGTGTTAAATTCATAGATCTGAAAGATGTAAGTATTCTGGCCTCCAGATCCTGCATTTTAgacattttttttcttgaaaatgC contains:
- the LOC8080445 gene encoding uncharacterized protein LOC8080445 codes for the protein MGGAKAEDKPAAAAAVAAADDWCYQFGNKNAFDLKAPKKSPLPLRMVVFAMTMLCGISICSMCMKQLGSDGWSRIVKIEVVEQPCNKSTVPPSEVQFVHYPQPITYSREECKCNAVRFFAIISSQRSGSGWFETLLNSHMNVSSNGEIFSRKERRSNISSIINTLDKVYNLDWNSSASKNECTAAIGFKWMLNQGLVANHADVVDYFNQRGVSAIFLFRRNLLRQLVSQLANNHDRFLKQLNGTHKAHVHTKREAHILARYKPKLNTTSLIWQLKQADEYTRDAIQNLNNTRHITVYYEDIVRNRTKLFDVLDFLKVPRRNLVSRHVKIHTRPLSEQIENWDEVYSALNGTQYEGFLNAADYVV